In a single window of the Elaeis guineensis isolate ETL-2024a chromosome 4, EG11, whole genome shotgun sequence genome:
- the LOC105042980 gene encoding LOW QUALITY PROTEIN: subtilisin-like protease (The sequence of the model RefSeq protein was modified relative to this genomic sequence to represent the inferred CDS: inserted 1 base in 1 codon), which produces MASLSLPTLLHLAFFILLSPCSVAARNHVRVSTVGTKASELQTYVVHVQPPTSTVFGTSTDRETWYKSFLPETPARIVHMYTNVASGFAARLTELELEDMKKKPGFLHAYPDRLYSLQTTHTPEFLGLQLNSGIWNDANYGKGVIVGMLDTGIFPDHPSFSGDGMPPPPAKWKGRCDFNASLCNNKLIGARTFISGAMAMKGRGVAVTPPVDDVGHGTHTASTAAGARVAGANVLGNANGTASGMAPLAHLAMYKVCTEDGCAESDILAGMDAAVADGVDVLSLSLGGNSVPFYNDSIAIGGFGAIKNGIFVSCAAGNSGPNASSLSNEAPWLLTVAASTMDRNIRVTVKLGNGLEFNGESVYQPQMYTPTFYPLVYAGAGPKPDAIFCGNGSLDGLDVKGKMVLCQRGGGIARIDKGVTVESAGGVGFILANGPLDGYSTIADPHVLPASHVGYSDGVKIKSYISTSSNPTASFIFKGTILGISPAPAITSFSSRGPSLASPGILKPDITGPGVSVLAAWPSNVGPPTVNSTGPTFNIISGTSMSXPHLSGIAALLKAAHPDWSPAAIKSAIMTTADILDRSGDPIVNEQHLPANLFAVGAGHVNPVKANDPGLVYDLSADDYISYLCGLGYTSSQVTAIVRQSVNCLVIKNITEAELNYPSISVSLGPTTTSITVERTVKNVGEAMSVYSADIDTPYGVAVSVSPMKLQFSEVNQEMKFYVTFSASSSRGAARFSPGYLNWASEKRMVRSPISVTFSN; this is translated from the exons ATGGCGAGTCTAAGCCTCCCCACCCTCCTCCACCTCGCCTTCTTCATTCTCCTGAGCCCTTGTTCGGTAGCTGCTCGCAACCATGTCAGAGTGAGTACCGTCGGCACCAAGGCATCTGAACTACAAACCTATGTAGTCCATGTGCAGCCACCGACGTCGACTGTGTTCGGGACGTCCACCGATAGGGAGACATGGTACAAGTCCTTTCTCCCGGAGACCCCTGCAAGAATTGTCCACATGTACACCAATGTTGCCAGTGGCTTCGCCGCGAGGCTCACCGAGCTGGAGCTGGAGGACATGAAGAAGAAGCCTGGATTCCTCCACGCCTATCCCGACCGCCTCTATTCCCTTCAGACTACACATACGCCGGAATTCTTAGGCTTGCAGCTCAACAGCGGGATCTGGAATGATGCGAACTATGGCAAAGGGGTGATAGTCGGAATGCTCGACACCGGAATCTTCCCCGACCACCCTTCTTTTAGTGGGGATGGGATGCCGCCACCACCCGCCAAATGGAAAGGGCGGTGCGACTTCAATGCCAGCCTTTGCAACAACAAGCTCATCGGTGCGAGGACATTCATCAGCGGCGCGATGGCAATGAAAGGAAGAGGTGTCGCAGTGACACCTCCGGTTGACGACGTGGGGCATGGAACCCACACTGCGAGCACAGCGGCGGGAGCACGAGTGGCGGGTGCTAATGTTCTAGGAAATGCTAATGGCACCGCCTCCGGGATGGCACCTCTTGCGCACCTCGCCATGTACAAGGTGTGCACCGAGGATGGTTGTGCCGAATCCGACATATTGGCTGGAATGGACGCGGCAGTCGCTGATGGAGTCGACGTGCTCTCGCTCTCCCTTGGAGGAAACTCCGTTCCGTTTTATAATGATTCAATCGCAATTGGTGGTTTTGGGGCCATCAAGAATGGGATATTCGTGAGCTGTGCCGCAGGTAACTCCGGCCCAAATGCGAGCTCTCTCTCAAACGAGGCCCCATGGCTCCTCACAGTGGCTGCAAGCACCATGGACAGGAACATAAGGGTGACggtgaagctcggcaatggcctAGAATTCAACGGTGAGTCGGTCTACCAGCCACAGATGTACACACCCACCTTCTACCCTCTAGTTTATGCCGGTGCCGGCCCAAAGCCTGATGCCATCTTCTGTGGCAACGGCTCCTTGGATGGTCTGGACGTGAAGGGTAAGATGGTGCTTTGTCAGCGCGGTGGTGGCATCGCCAGGATCGACAAGGGCGTAACCGTGGAGAGTGCGGGCGGTGTCGGCTTTATTCTCGCAAACGGACCTCTTGATGGATACAGTACCATTGCCGATCCTCATGTCCTCCCGGCGTCCCACGTCGGTTACTCCGATGGAGTGAAGATCAAATCCTACATCAGCACTTCGTCGAACCCGACTGCATCCTTCATTTTCAAGGGCACCATTCTCGGGATATCGCCGGCTCCGGCGATCACATCGTTCTCGTCCAGAGGACCTAGTCTGGCCAGCCCAGGCATTCTGAAGCCGGACATCACTGGTCCAGGCGTGAGTGTTCTGGCCGCATGGCCTTCTAATGTCGGGCCGCCGACGGTAAACAGCACCGGTCCGACCTTCAACATAATATCCGGCACCTCCATGT ACCCTCATCTCAGTGGCATCGCGGCGCTGCTCAAGGCCGCACATCCAGATTGGTCCCCAGCAGCAATCAAATCGGCGATCATGACGACGGCCGACATACTGGATCGTAGTGGGGACCCGATTGTAAACGAGCAACACCTCCCAGCTAACCTCTTTGCCGTGGGTGCTGGCCATGTCAACCCGGTCAAGGCTAATGATCCGGGGCTGGTCTATGACCTTAGCGCCGATGACTATATTTCGTACCTCTGCGGCTTGGGCTACACGAGCTCGCAAGTGACCGCAATTGTTCGCCAGTCGGTCAATTGTTTGGTGATCAAGAATATCACTGAAGCAGAGCTTAATTACCCTTCCATCTCGGTGTCGCTTGGTCCCACTACGACGTCGATCACTGTGGAACGGACTGTGAAGAATGTCGGGGAGGCGATGTCGGTGTACTCGGCAGACATTGATACTCCTTATGGAGTGGCAGTGAGTGTCAGTCCGATGAAGCTCCAGTTCTCGGAGGTGAACCAGGAGATGAAATTTTATGTGACCTTCTCAGCAAGCAGCAGCCGTGGCGCTGCGAGGTTCTCGCCGGGCTACCTGAATTGGGCATCGGAGAAGCGGATGGTGAGGAGTCCGATATCTGTGACCTTCAGTAACTAG